In one Lolium rigidum isolate FL_2022 chromosome 3, APGP_CSIRO_Lrig_0.1, whole genome shotgun sequence genomic region, the following are encoded:
- the LOC124695678 gene encoding myb-related protein 306-like, with translation MGRPPCCDKEGVKKGPWTPEEDIILVSYVQDHGPGNWRAVPAKTGLMRCSKSCRLRWTNYLRPGIRRGNFSDREEKLIVHLQALLGNRWAAIASYLPERTDNDIKNYWNTHLKKKLLRTTCTATTPAAAQTESTYKGQWERRLQTDINLARSALREALTVDSATTTSTSPAVFTDSAAYALSTQNISRMLDGWAPAKAASAGISNPGATDSASASSSELTECSGSSVSYSAAPALWSSLIGPESKAAAEGVEMPLSAIESWLLLDDSTEQLPAREGLLRNYPF, from the exons ATGGGGCGCCCGCCGTGCTGCGACAAGGAGGGCGTGAAGAAGGGGCCATGGACGCCGGAGGAGGACATCATCCTCGTCTCCTACGTCCAGGACCACGGCCCCGGCAACTGGCGCGCCGTCCCGGCCAAGACAG GTCTGATGCGGTGCAGCAAGAGCTGCCGGCTGCGGTGGACAAACTACCTCCGGCCGGGGATCAGGCGCGGCAACTTCTCCGACCGGGAGGAGAAGCTCATCGTCCACCTCCAGGCCCTCctcggcaaccgctgggccgccaTAGCCTCCTACCTCCCGGAAAGGACCGACAACGACATCAAGAACTACTGGAACACGCACCTCAAGAAGAAGCTGCTGCGCACGACTTGCACCGccacgacgccggcggcggcgcagacGGAGTCCACCTACAAGGGGCAGTGGGAGAGGAGGCTGCAGACGGACATCAACCTCGCCAGGAGCGCCCTGCGCGAGGCACTCACCGTCGACAGCGCCACCACCACGAGCACCAGCCCTGCGGTGTTCACCGATTCCGCAGCTTACGCGCTGAGCACACAGAACATCTCTAGGATGCTGGACGGATGGGCACCGGCGAAGGCTGCCAGCGCCGGCATCAGCAACCCGGGTGCGACCGACAGCGCGTCTGCGTCCTCGTCGGAACTCACCGAGTGCTCCGGCTCCAGCGTGTCCTACTCCGCCGCGCCGGCGCTCTGGTCGTCTCTGATCGGGCCGGAGAGCAAGGCCGCGGCGGAGGGTGTGGAGATGCCGCTGTCGGCGATCGAGTCGTGGCTGCTGCTGGACGACAGCACCGAGCAGCTGCCTGCACGGGAGGGTCTGCTCCGTAATTACCCTTTCTGA